From a single Nicotiana tomentosiformis chromosome 2, ASM39032v3, whole genome shotgun sequence genomic region:
- the LOC138905284 gene encoding uncharacterized protein, protein MLAHISQGSLDIASYFNKIKQLWDEIDALYISRVRSCNNCGFKSDYQKDDDVQKVYQFLMGINDVYVQTRSNIFMIKPFPYVSTVYSILLSDEKQRQVSTYPQFLPTSTSFNAGVSTQGFPFKVNFDAQKPLTCKYCKKSGHTIEKCYKLYGYPPNFKFTKGPGSRKPAAHVEFKSPGPSTNVDSNMGPDSVNSSESDNVSMVPGLTQDQFSQLMMLLQQSYVSLDSSSTPTLMASANFAVSLPNGYKVKVHLVGSLTLFPNFTIHHVLYVPSFQYNLIFVYKLLEQYNVIVLFTRTFCVIRAPSLKMRLVLGKLDHNLYKLLLSPVASPSTTSCYSSIVTSPIQANVKNVNIVDADETHVNTDADETHNSSLFHDFFYPAPSNTSHVSFHPSNSAPYDFAIPLNNSPASPNPSSSFYESEFPPLRRSSRPHNPPPYLQNYICILPNHSSKSANSTVMSNSSYHHVFEPTTYSQKTTIPEWQNAMRKEFEALDTNAIKRNWSLFQLDVNNAFLHGDLDEEVFMKLPLGLSVCDLPPDSASTALVCKLKRSLYGLRQASKQWYAKVSQSLSSRGYEHSFNDYSLFTKGSSDALVILVVYVDDIIITRADLYEIAAGGVLLHHKKFVHDLLKEFHSYDCSSMISSLDMYDKLQADHGDPLPNPETYSATFKPVYAEALPLSHVGWFTFAQSVCDNQAVIHIAKNPVFHKRTKHIELDCHFIRTQLNESLLQLLHTSSANQLADMCKPYTDEEQVKGILKKYDKNRDGKLSKQELRLAFKEMGLHFCRWKAGKALRFADKNGDGYINEDEISELVQYASKWGFRIS, encoded by the exons ATGTTAGCTCACATCTCACAAGGATCACTTGATATTGCCTCATATTTCAACAAAATCAAGCAATTGTGGGATGAAATTGATGCCTTGTATATCAGTAGAGTCAGGTCTTGCAATAACTGTGGTTTCAAATCTGACTATCAGAAAGATGATGATGTTCAAAAGGTGTATCAATTTTTAATGGGTATCAATGATGTATATGTGCAAACTAGAAGCAATATATTCATGATTAAACCATTTCCATATGTGAGCACTGTATACAGTATACTATTATCAGATGAGAAGCAGAGGCAAGTCTCTACCTATCCTCAGTTTCTCCCTACATCTACCTCTTTCAATGCTGGGGTGTCTACACAGGGTTTTCCTTTCAAAGTTAATTTTGATGCTCAAAAACCTCTTACATGCAAATATTGTAAAAAATCAGGTCATACCATTGAAAAATGCTATAAACTATATGGGTATCCTCCAAACTTTAAGTTCACAAAAGGGCCTGGCAGCAGGAAACCTGCAGCTCATGTTGAATTCAAATCTCCTGGTCCTTCTACTAATGTGGATTCTAATATGGGTCCTGATTCTGTCAACTCATCTGAGTCTGATAATGTTTCAATGGTCCCTGGTTTGACACAAGATCAATTCTCCCAGCTAATGATGTTACTGCAACAGTCCTATGTGTCTCTTGATTCCTCCTCTACTCCCACTCTAATGGCTTCTGCTAACTTTGCTG TTTCTTTGCCAAATGGGTACAAAGTCAAAGTTCATTTAGTTGGTTCTTTGACTTTGTTTCCAAATTTCACAATTCATCATGTTCTCTATGTTCCCTCCTTTCAATACAATCTTATTTTTGTTTATAAGTTGTTGGAACAATACAATGTGATTGTCCTGTTTACCAGAACTTTTTGTGTTATACGGGCCCCTTCTCTGAAGATGCGTCTGGTTCTTGGTAAACTGGACCACAATCTCTACAAGCTTTTACTTTCTCCTGTTGCTTCTCCCAGTACCACATCATGTTACTCTTCTATTGTTACTTCCCCT ATACAAGCAAATGTAAAGAATGTTAATATTGTTGATGCTGATGAAACACATGTAAATACCGATGCTGATGAAACACAT AATTCCTCATTGTTCCATGATTTCTTTTATCCTGCCCCATCAAATACATCTCATGTTTCCTTTCATCCCTCCAACTCTGCTCCTTATGACTTTGCAATACCTCTGAACAATTCTCCTGCTTCTCCTAATCCCTCTTCTTCTTTCTATGAATCTGAATTTCCTCCTTTAAGGAGATCATCTAGACCTCACAATCCTCCTCCTTATCTGCAAAATTATATCTGCATTCTACCTAATCATAGCTCCAAGTCTGCCAATTCTACTGTTATGTCTAACTCTAGTTATCATCATGTATTTGAGCCTACTACTTATTCTCAGAAAACAACTATCCCTGAGTGGCAGAATGCTATGAGAAAAGAGTTTGAGGCATTGGATACTAATG CTATTAAAAGAAATTGGTCACTATTCCAACTAGATGTTAACAATGCTTTCTTGCATGGGGATTTAGATGAAGAAGTTTTTATGAAACTTCCACTTGGTCTTTCAGTATGTGATCTGCCCCCTGATTCTGCTTCCACTGCTTTGGTCTGTAAACTAAAAAGATCTTTGTATGGATTGAGACAAGCTTCGAAACAATGGTATGCCAAAGTGTCTCAATctttatcttctagaggctatgagcACTCCTTTAATGATTATTCCCTTTTCACCAAAGGTTCTAGTGATGCTTTGGTAATACTAGTGGTGTATGTTGATGACATTATCATCACTAGGGCAGATCTGTATGAGATTGCTGCT GGTGGGGTGTTGCTGCACCATAAAAAGTTTGTGCATGATCTTCTCAAAGAGTTCCATTCCTATGATTGTTCTTCAATGATATCTTCTCTTGATATGTATGACAAATTGCAGGCTGATCATGGTGATCCCCTGCCCAATCCTGAGACTTATAG TGCAACATTTAAGCCAGTTTATGCAGAAGCCTTGCCTCTCTCACATGTAGGCTGGTTTACATTTGCTCAG TCTGTTTGTGATAACCAGGCAGTCATTCACATTGCTAAGAATCCTGTCTTCCATAAGCGCACCAAGCACATTGAATTGGACTGCCATTTTATTCGCACCCAATTGAATGAAAGTCTGCTTCAGCTGCTTCACACTTCCAGTGCTAATCAGCTCGCTGATAT GTGTAAGCCTTACACTGATGAAGAGCAAGTGAAGGGTATACTCAAGAAATATGATAAGAATAGAGATGGTAAACTTAGCAAGCAAGAACTCAGGTTAGCTTTTAAAGAGATGGGTTTGCATTTTTGCCGTTGGAAAGCTGGAAAAGCCCTTCGTTTTGCAGATAAAAATGGTGACGGATATATTAACGAAGATGAGATTAGTGAGCTTGTCCAATATGCTTCCAAATGGGGTTTTAGGATTTCTTAG